The Pectobacterium wasabiae CFBP 3304 DNA segment TGCCAGTGTGTGATGTCCTTACCGTCAAACGTAATCGAACCTTCCGTTGCGCGTGGATCGCCGCACAGCGTGCCCAGCAACGTGGTTTTACCGGCGCCGTTAGCGCCGATCAACGTGACAATCTCGCCCTGATTAATATGCAGGCTAACCTGATGCAGCGCCTGAATCTTTCCGTAGTGGGCAGAAACCTGATGTAATGACAGCATAAACGTTATCCTTCACCCAAATACGCACGGATGACATCCGGGTTGTTACGAATTTCAGCCGGGGTGCCTTGTGCCAGCGGCGTTCCCTGATTGACGACATAAATCCGGTCGGAAATCCCCATGACCAGCTTCATATCATGTTCAATCAACAGAACAGATACCTGATGGCTATCGCGCAGCTCCACAATTAGCTGATTTAACTCGTCAGTTTCTTTCGGGTTCAGACCCGCGGCGGGTTCATCGAGCATCAACAGCTCAGGCCGCGTCACCATACAGCGGGCAATTTCCAGACGACGCTGATCGCCGTAAGCCAGATTCCCCGCCTGACGGTTCGCTAAATCCAGCAGGCCGATACGTTCCAGCCACACGGCCGCACGCTCTTGCGCATCCGCTTCGGCACGACGAAAACTCGGTGTTTTCAACAGCCCGGCAAACACGCCGCTTTTCAGATGCTGGTGCTGCGCAACCAGCAGGTTCTCGATCACCGACATTTCACGGAACAAACGAACGTGCTGGAACGTGCGCACCACGCCCATGCGGGCAATAGCCTGTCCAGGTAACCCTTCCAGATGGCGATCGCGCAGCATGATGGTGCCGCCGCTTGGGCGATAAAACCCGGTCAGGCAGTTAAAGACCGTGGTTTTCCCCGCGCCGTTCGGACCGATCAGAGAAACGATTTCGCCCGCATGAATATCCATTTCAACATTGTTGACCGCCAGCAGGCCGCCAAAACGCATCATCAGACCTCTGACTGATAATAGTGGCTGCGTGCTCATGCTTGCTCTTCCTTCTTCGCGACTTTCAACTTCATCTCAGGACGCGTCATCGGCAGCAAGCCTTGCGGACGCCAAATCATCATCAGAACCATCAATGCACCCAGCAACAGCATGCTGTATTCATTCAGGTCACGCATCAGTTCGCGGGACACCACCAGCAGGATAGCAGCGAGAATGACCGCAAACTGCGAGCCCATGCCGCCCAGCACAACGATGGCCAGCACAAAGGCCGACTCAGCAAACGTGAACGATTCCGGGCTGACAAAGCCTTGGCGCGCGGCAAACAGCGTACCCGCGAACCCAGCGAATGCGGCGCTGATGGTAAAGGCGGTCAGTTTGATGCGCGTTGGGCTCAGCCCCAGAGAACGACAGGCGATTTCATCATCGCGTAGCGCTTCCCAGGCGCGTCCCAACGGCATCCGCAGCAGGCGGTTAATCACAAACAGGGTTAATATGACCAACAGCAGCGCGACCAGATACAGGAAGATAATGCGGTCGCTGGGGTCATATTGCAGGCCAAAGAAATTGTGGAACGTATCCCAACCACCATCGCGCGCGCTACGGCCGAACTCCAGACCCAAGAAGGTCGGTTTAGGGATCTGGCTGATGCCGTTCGGACCACCGGTAATTTCGGTATTGTTCAGCAACAGGATACGGACAATCTCGCCGAACCCAAGCGTCACAATCGCCAGATAGTCACCGCGCAGCCGCAGCACAGGGAACCCCAGCAGGAAGCCAGACAGCGCCGCCGCCATGCCTGCCAACGGCAAACTTTCCCAGAAGCTCAATCCGTAATAGTGGTTCAGCAGTGCATAGGTATACGCGCCAATGGCGTAAAACCCGCCGTAGCCCAACACCAGCAGACCGGACAGACCCACTACGATGTTCAAGCCCAGACCCAGCATCACGTAAATCAGTGTGAGAGTGGCAATATCCACCGTACCGCGCGAGACCAAAAACGGCCAGGCAATAGCGGCGATAATCAACGCGGCAGCCAATACCTTCTGCCGTGGCGTACTGCCATCAAAACTGGGCAACACCAGCGACGGTGCGGAAAATTTCTTGATGCTTTGCTGGAAGAACGGGCGGATCAACTGAAAGAAGAACACCACGATGCAGCCCGTACCAATCCAGTACCAGCGAACCTCATCAGCACCGCGCACTACCAGTTTGGTGCCATCCAGCGCCAGTTGCATACCCATTAAAAACGAGGCAAGCACCAGCAGCATGAACGCGGAAACCAACGCATTAAACAGGTTGAGCTGTTTCATACCTTCTCAACCTCCGGGCGACCCAGAATACCGGTTGGCATCACCAGCAGCACCACAATCAGCAGCGCAAATGACACCGCATCTTTGTATTCCGTGCTCAGGTAAGCGGACGTCAGCGCTTCGGCTACACCTAAAATCAGCCCGCCGATCATCGCGCCAGGGATACTACCAATCCCACCCAGTACCGCGGCCGTAAAGGCTTTCATCCCGGCCATGAAGCCAATATAGGGATTGATGACGCCGTAAAATTGTCCCAGCAACACACCGGCAACGGCGGCCATTAGCGCGCCAATGACGAAGGTCAGAGAGATAACGCGATCGGTGCTGATACCCAACAGGCTAGCCATTTTCAAGTCTTCCGCGCAGGCGCGACAGGCGCGTCCCATACGGGAATAGCGAATAAATAGCGTCAGCGCCAGCATGGCGAGGAACGTAACAATCCAAATGGTCAACTGCATGGTGCTAATGGTGGCGGTAAAGCCATTGCTTTCACCCAGCACCCACTGGCCAGTCACCAGACTCGGCAGCGCAACATCACGTGAGCCCTGATTCAGGCTGACGTAGTTTTGCAGGAAAATTGACATCCCGATGGCAGAAATCAGTGCAATCAGACGCTTTGACGTTCGCACGGGACGGTAGGCCACCCGTTCGATACTCCAGCCATAAGCGCTGGAAATCACTACGGCGGCAATGAAGGCAACGCTAATCAGCAGCCAGCCAGTGTCGATGCCCATCATCATCAGGGCGGCAATAACAATAAAAGAGACATAGCTACCGATCATATAAACCTCGCCGTGCGCGAAGTTAATCATGCCGATAATGCCGTAAACCATGGTGTAGCCAATGGCGATCAGCGCATAGGTGCTGCCCAACGTCAGGCCGTTGAACATCTGCTGAAGAAAGTAGAGGAACTGCTCGGACATACCTTAACCTTAAATGCCGCCCCCGCGCCTTGCGGCAACGGGGGCTTCGGTATTGAGGGATTAGTAGTACACACTCAGAAAGCGGAGAATGCTCTCCACGCCGAAGAGGCAGACAACGGCATTCATCCGTTACTGCCTCCCCGGCATGATGATTATTTCACTGCGCTGGAAGTACCGTCTTTGTGCCACTCAAATACGCCAAATTCAAACCCTTTCAGGTCGCCTTTTGCATCCCAGCTTAATGGCCCCATTACGGTATCCACGGAGTTTGCTTTCAGATCCGCGACCAATTTTTCTGGCTCATCGCTACCAGTACGAGTCATCGCCGTGGTCAGCGATTGCAGCGCAGCGTAGGTCGTCCAGACGAACGGACCCGTTGGGTCCAGTTTCTTGGCCTTCAGCGCATCCACAATCGGTTGGTTAGCTGGCACTTGGTCATAGCGCTTCGGCAGCGTTACCAACATACCTTCAGACGCATCGCCTGCGATGTTGGACAGCGAGGAGTTACCCACGCCTTCTGGCCCCATGAATTTGGTGGTCATGCCAGCCTGACGAGCCTGACGCAGAATCTGCCCCATTTCCGGGTAGTAGCCGCCGAAATAAACGAAATCGACGTTCTCTTTCTTCATACGTGCAATCAGCGTGGAGAAATCTTTATCACCCGCGGTCACACCTTCAAACAGCACAACATTCGCGCCGGCTTTTTTCAGGCTATCCTGAACAGAGCGGGCCAGACCTTCACCGTATTGCTGTTTGTCATGAACCACGGCGATACGCTGCGGCTTGAGTGATTCGACAATGTATTTCGCCGAGGTTGGCCCCTGATCGGAGTCCAGCCCCGTCGTGCGCAGCACCATTTTGTAGCCGCGCGTAGTCAAATCGGCGTTGGTTGCCGCAGGCGTAATCATGATCACGCCTTCTTCTTCATAGATATTAGACGCAGGCTGCGTGGAGGAGGAACACAGATGGCCAATCACATAACGGATACCGTCAGTGACGACTTTGTTCGCTACAGCAACCGCCTGCTTAGGGTCGCACGCGTCATCATATTCAACGCCAACCAGCTTGTTACCGTTTACGCCGCCTTTTGCGTTGATGTCAGCAATGGCCTGGCGCGCGCCAATGAACTCCATATCACCATACTGCGCGACGGGACCAGACATCGCGCCAACAACCGCAACCTTAATATCGGCAGCATTAACGGCATGGCTAAACGCCACAGCCACACAACTCATCAGCAATACTTTACCTTTACTGAATTTCATTCTTTTTACCCCATCTGTCATTATGGATATTGCCGAAAACCTGACCGCCATCCGCCATAACCTGGCTATTTTCTTATAAGTAAGAAAGGCTTAGGTTATTATTAGTGATAATTTCTAATAAGGCTTTATTTTTCATATTATTAAACAGGAATATTATGCTGCAAATCAACTAACACTGTCAGAAACAAGCGGAGCAAACAGCACAAAACGCCAGATGCAAAAACCAGCATTTAATTTATATATAGTCAGATATTCTACTTTATGCATTAATTGTTGATGGATTACTCGAAAAACAGAGAATGAGAAAAACATTTGCCCTATTAACCATAACGCTCAAATTACACAACTGTTCCACTACAAAACAACTACATTATTCTTCACTCACATGATGGAGTGCCGATAAAAATGAAACTAACCGTTGAATGCCTCACCCGGTTCAGCCCTCAGGATAAAATTGATCTGGCGAAAATTTGGCCGCATCAAAACATTGAGTTACTCGAAGAAGGGCTCACGCTCGATCGGCGGTTGTTCACCGCTCGTTTTAACGATCGGCTATTAGGCGGAGTGCTGGTCGAGATTGAAGGGGAATATGCGGAACTGAGCGATCTGATGGTGCGAGAAGTCACGCGGCGACGTGGCGTAGGGCAATTGTTGATTGACGAAGCACGTCGTCAGCTTCCTGAAGTTAAAGAGTGGTGGCTGGCCACGGCCGATCATGCCACGATCAAAGAAGAAGTGTTGGCGCGCTTTATGGTGTCCTGCGGCTTCTCACCCGTATCCGGCGGCTGGCGCTATATCCGCAGAAAAGAAACACCGCTGATCCTTGACGTCATCAATCCAGAGAAGCCGTAAACTTCTCTCGAATTCCTGACGCTCACCGCAGACACAAACAAAACGACCGGGCATTACCCGGTCGCTTACCAAGAGACGATGAAAGCGATTAGGCTTCTATCGCCGCTCGCAGTTTTTTCATCGCATTCTTTTCTAACTGACGCACACGCTCTGCGGAAACGCCGTATTGGTCGGCCAGTTCCTGCAAGGTGGACTTGTTGTCATCATCCAGCCAGCGCGCGCGAATAATGTGCTGGCTACGTTCATCCAGCCCTTCCAGCGCGTAGGTGAGTTTATCGGCCGCATGCGTATCCCAGTTGTCTTCTTCAATGCCATCGGCAAAGTCAGACGATTTATCCTGTAGGTAAAGCATCGGCGACATCGCTTTGCCGTCGTGAGAATCTTCTTCCGGCGTCGGATCGAACGTCATGTCCTGCGCCGCCATACGGGATTCCATCTCACGCACGTCTTTGCTGGTCACGCCAAGTTCACGCGCGACTAGTTCGACTTCATCCTGATTAAACCAGCCGAGACGCGTTTTCGTCTTCCGCAGGTTAAAGAACAGCTTACGCTGTGCTTTGGTGGTCGCCACTTTCACGATACGCCAGTTACGCAGCACGTATTCATGAATCTCAGCTTTGATCCAATGCACGGCAAAAGAGACCAGACGCACGCCAACTTCAGGGTTGAAGCGACGTACCGCCTTCATCAGGCCGATGTTCCCTTCCTGAATCAGGTCCGCCTGCGGCAGGCCGTAACCGGAATAATTGCGGGCAACGTGAATAACAAAGCGCAGGTGTGACAGAATCAGGTGCTTAGCAGCCTCCAGATCGCCCTGATAATGCAGTCGTTCAGCCAGCGCCCGCTCTTCCTCCGCCGTCAGCATCGGATAGGCATTGGCGGCACGAATATACCCTTCCAGACTGCCCTGGGGAACTAAGGTGAAAGTTTGCATATCTTTGGTCATTCAACCCTCTCAGTTGCTCTACTCGTCATATTACAGTCGGCTATCTTAGCACTGCTTCGCCGCATCGTTTTGCGTGAAAATGGCAAAATGCGGCACCTTAAAGCATATTTATCGAATACCTTAAAATCCGTCTATTCAGACTGTGATTTCGCTCGCAAGTTCCTATCATTTTATTCACCTCATGCCAGAGATCAAGCAGGAGACAAACGAACGGTGAATCAAAGGGAAAACACAGCGGGAAGTGCAAAGAAGAGATGTCGCTGAGGAGGTTTCCCCTGCAATACGGTCTGAATTACAGGGGATAATTATACCAGAAAACGCTTACTGTGGTGTAAAGCGGCGTAAATGTTGTACCGTTGCCAGCCAGGCGGCCAGCCAGCCAATCATACCGGCGATTAACAGCAGCAGCAGGGACTCATCCCAGCTTAGCCCTTTGACGGCAAACGTCGTACCGAAGACGGCGGCAACCTGCGCCACCACGGCATCCAGTTTCCAGACCAGCGCCTGCGATAGAATCAGCGACAACACCGCGCCGCCCACGCCCATCGCCGCTCCGCCGTTTAGGAACGGACGCAGAATAAAGCCGTCCGTCGCCCCGATCAGCTTCATCACGTTGATGGTTTCACGACGGCTGAAAATACTCAGACGCACACTGTTGCCGATCACCAAAAAGACGGCAATAACCATCAGGATGCCAATCGTCGCAGAAATTTGCCCAACCAGATTGGTCAACGCCACCAGTCGTGCGAACCAACTGTCGTCCATCCGCACTTCAGCCACGCCCTGCGTCGCCGCCACGCGATCGCGCAGTGTTGTCAGCGTGGTGGAGTCCTGAAAACTCATTTTTGGCGTGATAATCGCGACTGCTGGCAGCGGATTTTCTTCCAGCATATCCAGCGCGCCGCCAAAACCGGAC contains these protein-coding regions:
- the livG gene encoding high-affinity branched-chain amino acid ABC transporter ATP-binding protein LivG; its protein translation is MSTQPLLSVRGLMMRFGGLLAVNNVEMDIHAGEIVSLIGPNGAGKTTVFNCLTGFYRPSGGTIMLRDRHLEGLPGQAIARMGVVRTFQHVRLFREMSVIENLLVAQHQHLKSGVFAGLLKTPSFRRAEADAQERAAVWLERIGLLDLANRQAGNLAYGDQRRLEIARCMVTRPELLMLDEPAAGLNPKETDELNQLIVELRDSHQVSVLLIEHDMKLVMGISDRIYVVNQGTPLAQGTPAEIRNNPDVIRAYLGEG
- a CDS encoding high-affinity branched-chain amino acid ABC transporter permease LivM, producing MKQLNLFNALVSAFMLLVLASFLMGMQLALDGTKLVVRGADEVRWYWIGTGCIVVFFFQLIRPFFQQSIKKFSAPSLVLPSFDGSTPRQKVLAAALIIAAIAWPFLVSRGTVDIATLTLIYVMLGLGLNIVVGLSGLLVLGYGGFYAIGAYTYALLNHYYGLSFWESLPLAGMAAALSGFLLGFPVLRLRGDYLAIVTLGFGEIVRILLLNNTEITGGPNGISQIPKPTFLGLEFGRSARDGGWDTFHNFFGLQYDPSDRIIFLYLVALLLVILTLFVINRLLRMPLGRAWEALRDDEIACRSLGLSPTRIKLTAFTISAAFAGFAGTLFAARQGFVSPESFTFAESAFVLAIVVLGGMGSQFAVILAAILLVVSRELMRDLNEYSMLLLGALMVLMMIWRPQGLLPMTRPEMKLKVAKKEEQA
- the livH gene encoding high-affinity branched-chain amino acid ABC transporter permease LivH, whose protein sequence is MSEQFLYFLQQMFNGLTLGSTYALIAIGYTMVYGIIGMINFAHGEVYMIGSYVSFIVIAALMMMGIDTGWLLISVAFIAAVVISSAYGWSIERVAYRPVRTSKRLIALISAIGMSIFLQNYVSLNQGSRDVALPSLVTGQWVLGESNGFTATISTMQLTIWIVTFLAMLALTLFIRYSRMGRACRACAEDLKMASLLGISTDRVISLTFVIGALMAAVAGVLLGQFYGVINPYIGFMAGMKAFTAAVLGGIGSIPGAMIGGLILGVAEALTSAYLSTEYKDAVSFALLIVVLLVMPTGILGRPEVEKV
- a CDS encoding branched-chain amino acid ABC transporter substrate-binding protein, which produces MKFSKGKVLLMSCVAVAFSHAVNAADIKVAVVGAMSGPVAQYGDMEFIGARQAIADINAKGGVNGNKLVGVEYDDACDPKQAVAVANKVVTDGIRYVIGHLCSSSTQPASNIYEEEGVIMITPAATNADLTTRGYKMVLRTTGLDSDQGPTSAKYIVESLKPQRIAVVHDKQQYGEGLARSVQDSLKKAGANVVLFEGVTAGDKDFSTLIARMKKENVDFVYFGGYYPEMGQILRQARQAGMTTKFMGPEGVGNSSLSNIAGDASEGMLVTLPKRYDQVPANQPIVDALKAKKLDPTGPFVWTTYAALQSLTTAMTRTGSDEPEKLVADLKANSVDTVMGPLSWDAKGDLKGFEFGVFEWHKDGTSSAVK
- the panM gene encoding aspartate 1-decarboxylase autocleavage activator PanM, encoding MKLTVECLTRFSPQDKIDLAKIWPHQNIELLEEGLTLDRRLFTARFNDRLLGGVLVEIEGEYAELSDLMVREVTRRRGVGQLLIDEARRQLPEVKEWWLATADHATIKEEVLARFMVSCGFSPVSGGWRYIRRKETPLILDVINPEKP
- the rpoH gene encoding RNA polymerase sigma factor RpoH, whose amino-acid sequence is MTKDMQTFTLVPQGSLEGYIRAANAYPMLTAEEERALAERLHYQGDLEAAKHLILSHLRFVIHVARNYSGYGLPQADLIQEGNIGLMKAVRRFNPEVGVRLVSFAVHWIKAEIHEYVLRNWRIVKVATTKAQRKLFFNLRKTKTRLGWFNQDEVELVARELGVTSKDVREMESRMAAQDMTFDPTPEEDSHDGKAMSPMLYLQDKSSDFADGIEEDNWDTHAADKLTYALEGLDERSQHIIRARWLDDDNKSTLQELADQYGVSAERVRQLEKNAMKKLRAAIEA
- the ftsX gene encoding permease-like cell division protein FtsX — its product is MANNVRNAKKPVAKAKALRGGWQEQWRYAWTNTLADMLRQPLATFLTVMVIAISLALPSICYLVWKNVSQAATQWYPSPQLTVYLDKSLDDNAAQAVITQLQSEDGVDKVNYLSRNEAMGEFRNWSGFGGALDMLEENPLPAVAIITPKMSFQDSTTLTTLRDRVAATQGVAEVRMDDSWFARLVALTNLVGQISATIGILMVIAVFLVIGNSVRLSIFSRRETINVMKLIGATDGFILRPFLNGGAAMGVGGAVLSLILSQALVWKLDAVVAQVAAVFGTTFAVKGLSWDESLLLLLIAGMIGWLAAWLATVQHLRRFTPQ